The Aureispira anguillae genome contains a region encoding:
- a CDS encoding alpha/beta hydrolase yields the protein MSQDSNKVIVYLLSGLGLDPAVFKRLELKADEIHHLHWLEPQKKETLAAYAQRMASGIPSTNDSLILIGHSFGGVLMQEISTLVPTKKVILISSIKTKKEKGAGMNFWMRAFPFHRLVTQKMVIGSFKSWGKKHGYTSPEAQELFLNAAAQHSSYYFRWATSKICAWAPQQISVPIVHLHGTKDKTFSYKRLEEPVLLIEGGSHLMVFNQAEKVSSLINKELVP from the coding sequence ATGTCGCAAGATTCCAATAAAGTAATTGTTTATTTGCTCTCAGGCTTGGGCTTAGATCCTGCCGTATTCAAACGACTAGAACTCAAAGCAGATGAGATTCATCATTTGCATTGGTTAGAGCCCCAGAAAAAAGAAACCCTAGCCGCTTACGCACAACGAATGGCCTCAGGTATTCCGTCTACCAACGATTCATTAATTCTAATTGGTCATTCCTTTGGCGGAGTGCTAATGCAAGAAATTTCAACGTTAGTCCCTACCAAAAAAGTCATTTTAATTTCTAGCATCAAAACAAAAAAAGAAAAAGGAGCAGGTATGAATTTTTGGATGCGAGCCTTTCCTTTTCATCGACTGGTTACGCAAAAAATGGTCATTGGTTCTTTCAAATCTTGGGGTAAAAAACACGGTTATACTAGTCCAGAAGCACAAGAATTGTTTCTGAATGCGGCTGCTCAACACAGTAGTTATTATTTCAGATGGGCAACTTCTAAAATTTGCGCTTGGGCTCCTCAACAGATTAGCGTTCCTATTGTCCACTTGCATGGCACAAAAGACAAAACTTTCTCCTACAAAAGATTAGAAGAACCCGTATTGTTAATTGAAGGTGGCAGCCATCTAATGGTTTTTAACCAAGCCGAAAAAGTAAGCTCCTTAATCAATAAGGAATTGGTTCCGTAA
- a CDS encoding MarR family winged helix-turn-helix transcriptional regulator: MKYKLLTELLPYLDQFEKKNKQKETNINDFLIWMNGAPKLEQQAPQKSLKSIPLQGGINAQICQLISLLHKYVRFYYRKGFKESYIQTTEDFGFLATLATVGDLRKNELIQKNTSEFTSGMEVIRRLERNELIETFLDENDKRARRVRITDKGRGAFLQALPILQKIGTIATGQLTDLEKQQLVDLLNKLNYFHNPIFHEEKEANLVNIIEDYVQ, from the coding sequence ATGAAATATAAATTGCTTACAGAATTATTGCCTTATTTAGATCAGTTTGAAAAAAAAAATAAGCAAAAAGAAACAAATATTAATGATTTTTTGATATGGATGAATGGAGCGCCTAAGCTAGAGCAGCAAGCTCCCCAAAAGTCCTTAAAATCTATTCCATTGCAGGGAGGAATTAATGCTCAAATTTGCCAATTAATATCCTTGTTGCACAAGTATGTTCGTTTTTATTACAGAAAAGGCTTTAAGGAGTCTTATATACAGACGACAGAAGATTTTGGGTTTTTAGCAACCCTAGCGACGGTGGGAGACTTAAGAAAGAATGAGTTGATCCAAAAAAATACAAGTGAGTTTACATCGGGGATGGAAGTCATTCGGCGTTTGGAACGCAACGAATTAATTGAGACATTTTTGGACGAGAATGATAAGCGTGCTAGACGAGTTCGGATCACAGACAAAGGACGAGGAGCTTTTTTACAAGCTTTGCCAATTTTGCAAAAAATAGGAACAATTGCGACGGGGCAATTAACAGATTTAGAAAAGCAGCAATTGGTAGATTTATTGAATAAGTTGAATTATTTTCATAA
- a CDS encoding phytoene desaturase family protein, with translation MNEIVAKSEYDVVIIGAGVSGMTAAALLSRTGLSVCVVEKEPHAGGYLAGFRRKEFRFDSAIHWLNQCGKKGIVTRVFQFIGEDRPQAQPMKRIYRNKTEKFDYVLTDNPDELKEQLIADFPHEKAGIEQFFDAAKKIARTWDLHAENFRATDTMSWMDKISNGLKKLSFIRPLFRYIWYHGEEGVPKGLNLFFKDPELHRYWASEHDLLSCLLPIAWAYLGDYQLPPAGGSQVFIEWLVHVTEYYRNDIVYGATVQEILLENGICKGLVFERKGSLHKVKSKQVIAACDVEMLYEKLLPKESIPQKLKDNLKSAELYSSAVAISMALDCPTEDLGFGEELIMIQKEGISRTAHDSGDPHTTAISIIPPSLRDKSLAPDGKGTLTVYSAAHIDYKNYWGCTLDEKGNYVRTDEYYQLKEEFAAIIIDRIEERLGVDLKSHILFLDVASPITHWRYSYNRGGSIMGARPGRANMEAKIAHYKTPVKNLLLGGHWADLGGGVPIAVKSAANAALIVMKEQKPKAFEAFAKYADGKINQKEAHKTGFFEAYDNSWVQKRTPAETERTKRK, from the coding sequence ATGAACGAAATTGTGGCGAAATCTGAATATGATGTAGTGATTATTGGGGCAGGAGTTTCAGGAATGACAGCAGCGGCTTTATTGAGTCGTACTGGTTTGTCTGTCTGTGTTGTAGAAAAGGAGCCACATGCAGGAGGCTACTTAGCGGGGTTTAGACGCAAGGAATTTCGATTCGATTCTGCAATTCATTGGTTGAATCAGTGTGGCAAAAAAGGAATTGTAACAAGGGTGTTTCAGTTTATAGGAGAGGATAGACCTCAAGCACAGCCTATGAAGCGAATCTATCGAAATAAAACGGAAAAATTCGATTATGTATTAACTGATAATCCTGATGAATTAAAAGAACAGCTTATTGCTGATTTTCCACATGAAAAGGCTGGAATAGAGCAATTTTTTGATGCTGCTAAAAAAATAGCCCGTACATGGGATTTGCACGCTGAAAATTTTCGAGCAACAGATACCATGTCATGGATGGATAAAATATCAAATGGTCTAAAAAAGCTTTCTTTTATTCGACCTTTGTTTCGTTATATTTGGTATCATGGAGAAGAAGGGGTGCCCAAAGGACTAAACCTCTTTTTTAAAGACCCTGAATTACACCGTTATTGGGCTTCTGAGCATGATCTATTGTCCTGCTTATTGCCAATTGCGTGGGCTTATTTGGGCGATTATCAGTTGCCGCCAGCAGGGGGGAGCCAAGTATTTATCGAATGGTTGGTGCACGTTACAGAGTATTATCGAAATGATATTGTTTATGGGGCAACTGTCCAAGAAATTTTATTAGAAAATGGAATCTGCAAAGGGCTTGTTTTTGAACGAAAGGGAAGCTTGCATAAGGTAAAAAGCAAACAGGTGATTGCTGCTTGTGATGTAGAAATGTTGTATGAAAAATTACTCCCCAAAGAGAGCATTCCTCAAAAGTTAAAAGATAATCTCAAATCAGCAGAATTATACAGTTCTGCGGTTGCCATTTCTATGGCATTGGATTGTCCCACTGAGGATTTAGGATTTGGAGAAGAATTAATTATGATTCAAAAAGAGGGAATTAGTAGAACCGCTCATGACTCTGGTGATCCTCATACTACGGCAATTTCGATTATTCCTCCTAGTTTGAGAGACAAAAGTTTGGCTCCTGATGGCAAAGGGACATTGACCGTCTATTCTGCGGCTCACATCGACTATAAAAACTATTGGGGCTGCACCCTAGATGAAAAGGGCAACTATGTTAGAACCGATGAATATTACCAACTTAAAGAGGAGTTCGCAGCTATTATCATTGATAGAATAGAGGAACGTTTAGGGGTAGACCTAAAAAGCCATATTTTATTTTTGGATGTTGCTTCTCCCATCACTCATTGGAGGTATAGCTACAATCGTGGAGGCTCTATCATGGGAGCTCGTCCTGGTCGTGCCAATATGGAGGCAAAAATTGCCCATTATAAAACCCCCGTTAAGAATTTGCTTTTGGGAGGGCATTGGGCTGATTTGGGAGGAGGCGTACCAATTGCTGTAAAATCTGCGGCTAATGCTGCGCTAATTGTTATGAAGGAGCAAAAGCCAAAGGCTTTTGAAGCCTTTGCTAAATATGCAGATGGCAAGATTAACCAAAAGGAAGCACATAAAACAGGTTTTTTTGAAGCTTACGATAATTCTTGGGTGCAAAAACGTACCCCAGCAGAAACAGAACGTACAAAAAGAAAATGA
- a CDS encoding GrpB family protein — MKIEIVEYSPYWKLTYQKEEQRILAALKIANIATKIAHIGSTSIPQLAAKPIVDIMLGLRTEEALEDCIAVFQQLGYIYVSKYNDIMPFRRFFIRVKSKNPLVKWTNKEIASDDLMPSDRTFKRLFNVHVVQENTLFYRRHLAFRNHLRKNATDRKAYEALKLHLAGLDWESVNDYAQAKSTFINGIMEDLGFENDDLRTL; from the coding sequence ATGAAGATAGAAATCGTTGAATATAGCCCTTATTGGAAGCTAACTTACCAAAAGGAAGAACAGCGCATTTTAGCGGCATTAAAGATAGCAAATATCGCTACAAAAATAGCGCATATAGGGAGTACTTCGATTCCTCAATTAGCCGCTAAGCCTATTGTGGATATTATGTTGGGACTAAGGACAGAGGAAGCATTAGAAGACTGTATTGCTGTGTTTCAACAACTCGGTTATATTTATGTTTCTAAATATAATGATATAATGCCTTTTCGGCGTTTTTTTATTCGAGTAAAATCTAAAAATCCTCTAGTAAAGTGGACCAATAAAGAAATAGCTTCTGATGATCTTATGCCTTCAGATAGAACTTTTAAGCGGCTGTTTAATGTACATGTTGTGCAAGAAAATACGTTGTTTTATAGGCGTCATCTGGCTTTTAGAAATCATCTGAGAAAAAATGCAACGGACAGAAAAGCCTACGAAGCGTTAAAACTGCATTTGGCTGGTTTGGATTGGGAATCCGTCAACGATTATGCCCAAGCAAAATCAACGTTTATCAATGGAATAATGGAGGATTTAGGGTTCGAAAACGATGATTTAAGAACTCTCTAA
- a CDS encoding GNAT family N-acetyltransferase — protein MIRLRTLTLKDLEAYQYWQLPHHKYHTLNGPYFVKESAVEVEVRMTQLREALLNGTNIAHKKIISNEFDAVIGEVSWYWKSQETFWLEIGIIIFDEQYWGQGIGFSALRLWIAEIFAEKENIVRLGLTTWSGNIGMMKLAEKLGMKKEAEYRKARIVAGKYYDSVSYGILKSEWLEQEKHL, from the coding sequence ATGATTAGACTTAGAACGTTAACCTTAAAGGATTTAGAAGCCTATCAATACTGGCAATTACCACATCATAAATACCATACACTAAATGGCCCTTATTTTGTGAAAGAATCTGCTGTGGAGGTGGAGGTTCGAATGACTCAATTAAGAGAAGCTTTGTTAAATGGAACGAATATAGCCCATAAAAAAATTATATCAAATGAATTTGATGCAGTGATTGGCGAAGTAAGTTGGTATTGGAAATCCCAAGAAACGTTTTGGTTAGAAATAGGAATCATAATTTTTGATGAGCAATATTGGGGACAGGGGATTGGCTTTAGCGCACTTCGATTGTGGATAGCAGAAATTTTTGCTGAAAAAGAAAATATCGTCCGATTGGGGTTAACAACTTGGTCTGGAAATATTGGGATGATGAAGCTTGCCGAAAAATTAGGCATGAAAAAAGAAGCTGAATATAGAAAAGCTAGAATTGTTGCTGGAAAATACTATGACTCGGTTAGTTATGGCATTTTAAAAAGCGAGTGGTTAGAACAAGAGAAGCATTTATAA
- a CDS encoding MutS-related protein, giving the protein MNLEKIYQERLDNFVVQQKEKAQRMWQIGNVRVGLFVLMVYLLVKFFGSEFQDMYWWWGFLATLPIFIFFVRLHQRHFDEKRRIDELVIINQKELDIVQNNRPQFDGGKEYDDPMHDYCSDLDLFGPSGIFAFLNRTSTSKGKQRLANLLKAPLEEPTQIYQQQKAVQVLAPKIDFRQEFMANGRITEDTLEDISYLKEWAEAPMAFLNAPFWRIIRVLMPLIALSALGYFIVSLNHVPLLIVGLFNFGLLGIKSKYVGKEHTAIGQRQEILKMYVSLLNLANQQEFEDSAVLNEIKEVAEAAQSGFGRLSTIVNYFDQRLNIFVGLGLNLLILYDVHCLFALEGWKQKHKAFLTNWLESVAALDTLVSLATFNYNNPELNFPQLEKTDELFIEASALGHPLIPRAERVCNDTKLGAQHRVFVVTGSNMAGKSTFLRCVAINLLLAKCGAPVCATKFRCSIMDIMTSMRVQDSISQQTSYFQAELLRLQYIINTLKKGKPSFIILDEILKGTNSEDKLLGSQLLVRHFIEFNCLAMVATHDLELGNMQDELPTKVENLCFESIIENEELSFDYQLNRGIAKNKNATFLMRKMEIIPRSFFKPE; this is encoded by the coding sequence AAGAGAAGGCTCAAAGAATGTGGCAGATTGGCAATGTTCGGGTAGGTTTATTTGTGCTAATGGTTTATCTATTGGTGAAGTTTTTTGGATCAGAGTTTCAGGATATGTATTGGTGGTGGGGCTTTTTAGCAACCTTACCAATTTTTATCTTTTTTGTGCGTTTGCACCAGCGTCATTTTGATGAGAAGCGGAGAATTGATGAATTGGTTATTATCAACCAAAAAGAATTAGACATCGTACAGAATAACCGACCACAATTTGACGGTGGCAAAGAATACGATGACCCAATGCATGACTATTGTTCGGATTTGGATCTATTTGGACCTTCGGGAATTTTTGCTTTTCTAAATAGAACCTCAACATCTAAAGGGAAACAGCGTTTGGCAAATTTATTAAAAGCTCCTTTGGAAGAGCCAACACAAATTTATCAACAACAAAAAGCCGTTCAGGTTCTAGCGCCCAAAATTGATTTTCGCCAAGAATTTATGGCAAATGGGAGGATTACAGAAGATACCTTAGAAGATATTAGTTATTTGAAAGAATGGGCAGAAGCACCTATGGCTTTTTTGAATGCTCCTTTTTGGAGAATCATTCGAGTATTGATGCCACTAATTGCGCTCAGTGCATTGGGCTACTTTATCGTAAGCCTAAACCACGTACCCTTACTGATTGTTGGGCTTTTTAATTTTGGTTTGCTGGGAATCAAAAGCAAATATGTAGGGAAGGAACATACGGCAATAGGACAACGGCAGGAAATCCTGAAAATGTATGTGTCTTTATTAAATCTAGCTAATCAGCAAGAATTTGAAGATTCAGCGGTGCTAAATGAAATAAAAGAAGTTGCCGAAGCTGCCCAATCAGGATTTGGGCGCTTGTCTACCATTGTCAATTATTTTGATCAACGTTTGAACATCTTTGTGGGCTTGGGGCTCAACTTGCTCATTTTATATGATGTACATTGTTTGTTTGCATTAGAAGGCTGGAAACAAAAACACAAAGCTTTTTTGACCAATTGGCTAGAAAGTGTTGCTGCATTAGATACCTTGGTTAGTTTGGCTACTTTTAACTATAATAATCCAGAACTTAATTTTCCTCAGTTAGAAAAAACTGACGAGCTTTTTATTGAAGCTTCTGCCTTGGGGCATCCTTTAATCCCTAGAGCTGAAAGAGTTTGTAACGATACAAAACTAGGAGCTCAACATCGGGTTTTTGTGGTTACAGGTTCTAATATGGCAGGAAAGAGTACCTTTTTGCGTTGTGTGGCTATTAATTTGCTGTTGGCAAAGTGTGGCGCTCCTGTTTGTGCCACTAAATTTAGGTGTTCAATAATGGATATTATGACCTCCATGCGAGTGCAAGACTCTATAAGCCAACAAACTTCTTATTTTCAAGCAGAATTATTGCGCTTGCAGTATATCATTAATACGCTAAAAAAAGGAAAACCTTCTTTTATTATTTTAGATGAAATATTAAAGGGAACCAACTCAGAAGATAAGCTTTTGGGCTCACAGCTTTTGGTGCGTCACTTTATCGAATTTAATTGTTTGGCAATGGTGGCTACACACGATTTGGAACTAGGGAATATGCAGGATGAGTTGCCCACTAAAGTTGAAAATCTTTGTTTTGAGAGCATCATTGAGAACGAAGAGTTGAGTTTTGATTATCAACTAAACCGAGGAATTGCTAAAAACAAAAATGCGACCTTTTTAATGCGTAAAATGGAAATTATTCCTCGATCTTTTTTTAAGCCAGAATAA
- a CDS encoding TonB-dependent receptor: MPIQILEPQQKALEINLDSNIYGSFAEIGAGQEVAQYFFKAGASSGTIAKTISAYDKVVSDDIYGVEKLGRYVCESRLYKMLDHEYDLMLDRLSAERPECRLFAFADTVETINYHKTNKGQGWVGIRFQLHPQGEPNDIVLHIELLDNDIALQQQAIGMLGVNLIYACYYYYGDYTKLLASLLEGIQNRIKIDMMRINGPQFLNVDNRLVTLELVKRNMTDVAMFDAKGIPMHPSEFMYKHNALVVRGSFRPASLRTLDRLRSAEKQFSLEEDLSPRGTHTLAEITLKDLRRDTGKVDEQDYLDRVTLLNHLGQNVMITNCDQYKRLINYLADYRVAKLGIVISARGLLDIVNSKYYRNRDGRLIASYGEIFTRNVRAYVYPAPSEGGGELMTCRNLPIPSGIRYLYKHIVENRHVVDIEGFDESLLHIYSMKVLQMLRKDENGWDKLVSPKVAKYIREKHLFGFPGPNMDFEY, encoded by the coding sequence ATGCCAATACAAATTCTTGAACCCCAACAAAAAGCACTTGAAATTAATTTAGATAGCAATATTTATGGCTCTTTTGCCGAGATTGGTGCGGGGCAGGAAGTTGCTCAATATTTCTTTAAAGCTGGCGCTTCTTCAGGAACAATTGCCAAAACTATTTCTGCTTACGACAAAGTGGTAAGTGACGATATTTATGGTGTTGAAAAATTGGGTCGTTATGTCTGTGAATCTAGATTGTATAAAATGTTGGATCACGAGTATGATTTGATGTTGGATCGCTTGAGTGCCGAACGGCCAGAATGCCGCCTATTTGCTTTTGCAGATACAGTAGAAACCATCAATTATCACAAAACAAATAAAGGACAAGGGTGGGTAGGCATTCGTTTTCAACTCCATCCTCAAGGTGAGCCCAATGATATTGTTTTGCATATTGAGTTATTGGATAATGATATTGCCTTACAACAGCAAGCCATAGGTATGTTGGGGGTCAATTTAATTTATGCCTGCTATTATTACTATGGCGATTATACCAAACTCTTAGCTTCTTTATTAGAGGGGATTCAAAACCGAATAAAGATCGATATGATGAGGATTAATGGCCCTCAATTTTTGAACGTTGATAATCGATTGGTCACCTTGGAACTCGTCAAGCGAAATATGACGGACGTTGCCATGTTTGATGCCAAGGGAATTCCTATGCATCCTTCGGAGTTTATGTACAAACATAATGCACTAGTGGTAAGAGGAAGCTTTAGACCTGCAAGTCTTAGAACACTAGATCGTTTACGATCGGCAGAAAAACAGTTTAGTTTAGAAGAGGATTTATCCCCAAGAGGTACGCATACCTTAGCCGAAATTACCTTAAAAGATTTGCGTAGAGATACAGGAAAAGTAGATGAACAGGATTATCTAGATCGGGTTACTTTGTTGAACCATTTGGGGCAGAATGTAATGATTACCAATTGTGACCAGTACAAACGCTTGATTAATTACTTGGCAGATTATCGGGTCGCAAAATTGGGTATCGTCATTAGTGCAAGGGGCTTACTTGATATTGTCAATAGCAAATATTATAGAAATAGGGACGGGCGCTTAATTGCATCTTATGGCGAGATTTTTACTAGAAATGTTCGAGCTTATGTTTATCCTGCACCAAGCGAAGGAGGAGGTGAGTTGATGACTTGCCGAAATTTGCCAATTCCAAGTGGCATTCGTTATTTGTACAAGCATATTGTAGAAAATAGACATGTAGTGGATATTGAAGGGTTTGATGAAAGTTTGTTGCACATTTATTCTATGAAAGTCTTGCAAATGTTGAGAAAAGACGAAAATGGTTGGGACAAATTGGTTTCACCTAAAGTTGCCAAGTACATTCGAGAAAAACACCTCTTTGGTTTTCCTGGCCCCAATATGGATTTTGAATATTAA
- a CDS encoding TonB-dependent receptor, which yields MNSNFVQKYIILITFVIIPYFIKAQTGIIKGKVVEASNNQPVPFANVIIDGTSIGVVTDIDGNYKLTSLEPGLYNLSASFLGFKTAAKREIQVTNSKPANIDFLLEEDKENIKEVVVKASPFKQPADAPLSLQTIGTAEIQRNPGGNRDISKVVRSLPGVTSASSFRNDLLIRGGGPSENRFYLDDIEIPNINHFATQGSSGGPNGLINVDFIREVDFYSSAFPANRGNSMSSVFNFKQKNGRDDRLGFTATVGSSDLAATLEGPIGKKTTFLFSIRQSYLQFLFQALDLPFLPIYNDFQFKFRTRFDNKNEFYVVGLGACDRFKLNLNANKTEEQRYQLARLPVYFQWNYTLGAVYKHYMDKGVFTAVLSRSMLNNDIYKHLDNDESQKRIIDYTSQEAENKLRLEHKVNLPKGFILNYGFGYEYARYTNLTKINATNYQEIRTKLSLNKYGLFAQLSKKLISDRLVLSTGVRMDGNDYNQNMLNPLNQVSPRFSASFAILPGLTLNANTGLYYQLPSYTTLGYQEDGEFVNRDRLQYTRSFHVVGGLAYVTKSSTKFSLEAYYKLYDNYPFLLNEQVSLANFGADFGVIGDAPISSTGKGRTYGLELLVQQRLYKGFYGILAYTLGWSEYTDGEGQFIPSAWDSRHIVNLAVGKTFKIMNKDIRAKINAKRSAKGKAINTRTITTQTLDVGTNVRFQTGLPYTPYDEEQSALVSNWNRFRQGILDYDQLNSQRLGLNYSIDLRIDYKWFFPKWSLNLYLDLQNIPGVVTGTSSLILEEDADGNPQIQNPGMPNQSYQLKTIEASRGTVVPTLGIIVQY from the coding sequence ATGAATTCCAACTTTGTACAAAAATATATTATTTTAATCACTTTTGTTATAATTCCGTACTTTATCAAAGCGCAAACAGGGATTATAAAAGGAAAAGTAGTTGAAGCAAGCAACAACCAACCTGTTCCATTCGCCAATGTAATCATAGACGGTACAAGTATAGGTGTTGTTACGGATATTGATGGCAACTATAAATTAACGAGTCTAGAGCCAGGTTTATACAATCTCTCTGCAAGCTTTCTAGGGTTTAAAACAGCTGCAAAAAGGGAAATTCAAGTAACCAACTCTAAACCTGCCAACATTGATTTTTTGTTAGAGGAAGATAAAGAAAACATAAAAGAAGTAGTTGTAAAAGCTTCTCCATTTAAGCAGCCAGCAGATGCACCACTATCTTTACAAACAATTGGAACCGCAGAAATTCAACGCAACCCTGGAGGCAATCGTGATATTTCAAAAGTTGTCCGTTCTTTACCAGGTGTTACCAGTGCTTCTAGTTTTAGAAATGATTTATTAATTAGAGGAGGAGGCCCTAGTGAAAATAGATTTTATTTAGATGATATTGAAATCCCCAATATTAATCATTTTGCAACTCAAGGATCTTCTGGTGGCCCTAATGGTCTAATTAATGTTGATTTTATTCGAGAAGTAGATTTTTATAGCAGTGCATTTCCTGCCAATCGAGGCAACTCAATGAGTTCTGTTTTTAATTTTAAACAAAAAAATGGTCGTGACGATCGTCTAGGTTTCACCGCTACAGTAGGTTCTAGCGATTTGGCGGCTACACTCGAAGGTCCCATTGGCAAAAAGACCACTTTCCTATTTTCCATTCGTCAATCTTATCTTCAATTTTTATTTCAAGCATTAGATTTGCCATTTTTGCCGATTTATAATGACTTTCAATTTAAGTTTAGAACAAGATTCGACAACAAAAATGAATTTTATGTTGTGGGTTTGGGGGCTTGCGATCGTTTTAAATTAAACCTAAATGCCAATAAAACCGAAGAACAACGCTACCAATTGGCACGTCTTCCTGTTTATTTTCAATGGAATTATACGCTTGGAGCCGTATACAAACACTATATGGATAAAGGAGTCTTTACGGCTGTTTTGAGTAGAAGTATGCTAAATAACGACATTTACAAACACCTTGATAATGACGAAAGCCAAAAAAGAATCATTGATTATACTTCTCAAGAAGCAGAAAACAAATTGCGTTTAGAACATAAGGTAAACCTTCCCAAAGGCTTTATCCTTAATTATGGTTTTGGTTATGAATATGCTCGTTACACCAATCTAACTAAAATTAATGCCACCAACTATCAAGAGATTAGAACCAAACTAAGCCTTAATAAATATGGTTTGTTCGCTCAACTTAGCAAAAAGCTAATCTCTGATCGGCTGGTCTTGTCAACAGGAGTTCGCATGGACGGCAATGATTACAACCAAAATATGCTCAATCCTCTCAATCAAGTTTCACCAAGATTCTCGGCTTCTTTTGCTATTTTACCAGGTCTAACCTTAAACGCCAATACAGGACTTTATTATCAATTGCCTTCTTATACCACCTTAGGCTATCAAGAAGATGGTGAGTTTGTCAATAGAGATCGACTCCAATACACTCGCTCTTTTCATGTCGTTGGAGGCTTGGCTTATGTCACTAAAAGTAGTACCAAATTTAGTTTAGAAGCCTATTATAAATTGTACGATAATTATCCATTTTTATTAAATGAGCAGGTTTCATTAGCCAATTTCGGGGCAGATTTTGGAGTGATTGGCGATGCTCCCATTTCCTCTACTGGAAAAGGACGAACTTATGGATTAGAATTACTGGTACAACAACGACTCTATAAAGGATTTTACGGAATATTAGCCTATACCTTGGGCTGGTCAGAATATACCGATGGAGAGGGGCAATTTATTCCTTCGGCTTGGGACAGTCGCCATATTGTCAACTTGGCTGTTGGCAAAACATTCAAAATTATGAATAAAGACATTCGAGCAAAAATAAATGCCAAACGATCGGCCAAAGGAAAAGCAATCAATACTCGAACGATAACAACACAAACACTAGATGTTGGCACCAATGTCCGCTTCCAAACGGGTTTGCCTTACACTCCCTATGACGAAGAGCAATCTGCCTTAGTAAGCAATTGGAATCGTTTTAGACAAGGAATTTTAGATTATGACCAACTCAACAGCCAACGATTAGGGCTCAATTACAGCATTGACCTTAGGATTGATTACAAGTGGTTTTTCCCCAAATGGAGTCTTAATCTATACTTAGACCTTCAAAATATTCCTGGGGTAGTCACGGGTACTTCTTCTTTAATTCTGGAGGAGGATGCAGATGGAAATCCACAAATTCAAAATCCTGGAATGCCTAATCAATCCTACCAACTTAAAACCATTGAAGCCAGTAGAGGTACTGTAGTGCCTACGCTTGGGATTATTGTGCAATATTAA